In one Schistocerca gregaria isolate iqSchGreg1 unplaced genomic scaffold, iqSchGreg1.2 ptg001371l, whole genome shotgun sequence genomic region, the following are encoded:
- the LOC126331454 gene encoding trafficking protein particle complex subunit 6b-like, translated as MMNVREVNASCLEFLLGEMVNVVSSTRGSSDGDATDASKTLEGIGFTVGHKLMERLCQGTGKLRFEEKPSSLEYCKDLEIVKFICKDFWYFVWKRQVEALKTSNSTIPRVRYILIDTAFVWLKRFSSYSFAETKQLAEKYLCFSAGIIRGAFSNQGIRAKVEVSIIQPELDKTNNKPQTGPSKALGCTFKVSVVPLESGIPCSSSDIVNNKLINMDLN; from the exons ATGATGAACGTCAGAGAAGTCAACGCATCGTGCCTCGAATTTCTGCTAGGTGAAATGGTGAATGTAGTTTCTAGCACTCGAGGATCCTCTGACGGAGATGCGACAGACGCGTCGAAGACGTTGGAAGGCATCGGATTCACCGTAGGACACAAGCTGATGGAAAG ACTCTGTCAGGGCACCGGCAAACTCAGGTTTGAGGAAAAACCGTCCAGCCTCGAATATTGCAAAGACTTGGAAATAGTCAAATTCATCTGCAAGGATTTCTGGTATTTTGTATGGAAAAGACAAGTAGAAGCATTGAAAACGAGCAATTCAACCATTCCCAGA GTCAGGTACATCCTCATAGACACGGCCTTTGTCTGGCTGAAAAGGTTCTCCAGTTACTCGTTCGCAGAAACCAAACAACTCGCGGAAAAGTACCTGTGCTTCTCTGCCGGAATCATCCGCGGCGCCTTCTCCAACCAGGGCATACGAGCAAAAGTAGAAGTGTCCATCATTCAGCCGGAACTAGATAAAACAAACAACAAACCGCAAACCGGACCCTCGAAAGCTTTAGGAT GTACTTTCAAAGTGAGCGTGGTACCACTCGAATCTGGCATCCCGTGCTCCTCCTCAGACATCGTCAACAACAAGCTGATCAATATGGATCTCAATTGA